aCAACCTAACACGAATCCCCACCCCACGGTCCattacaggtatgtctgtatcaCAACCTAACACGAATCCCCACCCCACGGTCCattacaggtatgtctgtatcaCAACCTAACACGAATCCCCACCCCACGGTCCattacaggtatgtctgtatcaCAACCTAACACGAATccccaacccacggtccattacaggtatgtctgtatcaCAACCTAACACGAATCTCCAACCTACattacaggtatgtctgtatcaCAACCTAACACGAATccccaacccacggtccattacaggtatgtctgtatcaCAACCTAACACGAATccccaacccacggtccattacaggtatgtctgtatcaCAACCTAACACGAATCTCCAACCTACattacaggtatgtctgtatcaCAACCTAACACGAATCTCCAACCTACattacaggtatgtctgtatcaCAACCTAACACGAATCCCCACCCCACGGTCCATTATCCCCACCCCACGGTCCattacaggtatgtctgtatcaCAACCTAACACGAATCCCCAACCTACattacaggtatgtctgtatcaCAACCTAACACGAATCCCCAACCTACattacaggtatgtctgtatcaCAACCTAACACAAATCTCCAACCCACattacaggtatgtctgtatcaCAACCTAACACGAATCCCCAACCTACattacaggtatgtctgtatcaCAACCTAACACGAATCTCCAACCTACattacaggtatgtctgtatcaCAACCTAACACGAATCCCCAACCTACattacaggtatgtctgtatcaCAACCTAACACGAATCACCACCCCACGGTCCATTACAGGCATGTCTGTATCACAACCTAACACGAATCCCCAACCTACATTACAGGTATGTCTGCATCACAACCTAACACGAATCCACACCCCACGGTCCattacaggtatgtctgtacCACAACCTACattacaggtatgtctgtatcaCAACTTAACACGAATCTCCAACCCACattacaggtatgtctgtatcaCAACCTAACACGAATCCACACCCCACGGTCCattacaggtatgtctgtatcaCAACCTAGAACGAATCACAACCTAAGAAGTGCATTTTAAtaattgagaagtcgtttaatgaTGTTTACACATTTGATCTCTGTAACATTTTAAGTAAGTCAAggccatttatttgaacaaatttagCAATTCTAAGCATGATTTACTGACCCAATATATTGATCCTGATCTTTTGATTATCAAGAAGTCGTTAAGTGAATCAAAAGTTCACGATGGAGTCTTGAACGGACGGTGGACACTGAACCACACTATAACTTGCACTTCAGGCAGCTAACATGAGGCAATCATAAAAATCTCGTGTTTTACAATATTGAATGAGAATATTTGACGGGAGTTTCCTAAAATCAACCGTCCTGCTTATCGTCATAATTTAAAAACTCGTTGCATTATTCATATCTTGACATAATTTACGTTCTggattcaatttcatttttaaattgtcCATGGCTTGATGATACGATTTTGATATTGTGAGaataatgtttttaatgacataaTAGCCGTTCCAACTCGAAAACATCCCGTGAGTGTGCAAGCAGTCTTCTGGATCTAGATCGCTCGTGTCCCGTGGAGAAGTAATCAGTCAGTATCGCAACTTATTTCTTTTCAAGCTTGGACGTGACCCAGATTCTTGCTATTGCGCCTCCCTCTGGCGGTGGACTTCGATATAAAAACATCCTAATTGCGCTCCAGACATAATTGACTTTTTAATACTCATGCTACTTGGtataattcaaaagaaaatcaTATTGTTTTTAAGATGGCTGATATGAATAATACGCAAAGGGTTGTTTGAAAGACTCTCATTAAAATGTCCGAAAAGAAAAGACGCTGTGTTGCGGATttaggaaaaaatattttgaggGCTAACCTAAAATTTCACCGCGCCTGTGGTTTGACATGCTAACAGTATATCTTTTTTGACAAGCAATTAAATTTGTATGATAAATACATGATAGGTTCGTGAAGGTTTGTAAACAATATTAGATATCAACATTTGTAACGTAGCAGTATATTTACATCCAGTATTACATCATAGATCATCACTCTTACGTCACATGCTGAGAAGCAGAAAGGCACCAGATGCTGAATACAGGATCTTGTGCGAGTTTCCGTTTTATGTAAGATAAAAGCGAGTCTTGGGAGCTTTCTTTTCAATGCTGCCCTGACGTAGTGGCTGGAACCAAAAGcgattttttatataaaatcacgATACGGAAAAGATTTCATGAATATTCCAGACAATGACACATTCTCACACTGACAAATTCTAAAATGTCGACTTCACAGTTCGCTCTCTTGTTTAGTTTATCAATGCGTGGTGTAAACCATGTCTTTGACTGTAACAAAAACCTGAAATATCTATCACCTCAATTAAACGACCACTTTTGTACTATCACCTCCATTTAACGACCACCTTTGTACTATCACCTCCATTTAACGACCACCTTTGTACTATCACCTCCATTTAACGACCACCTTTGTACTATCACCTCCATTTAACGACCACCTTTGTACTATCACCTCCATTTAACGACCACTTTTGTACTATCACCTCCATTTAACGACCACCTTTGTACTATCACCTCCATTTAACGACCACCTTTGTACTATCACCTCCATTTAACGACCACCTTTGTACTTTGACTATTTTGTAATACAATCACTTTCctattaaatacaaaatgtctAATTGATTCATCCAATTAAactttatactttatatacttAAAATAATTACTGACCCTTTTTTATAAAGTATATTAATCACTATCTGGATCGTAGGTTGTACCAACATGCCAACAATCGCCTTGTAATATTAACTTTAAGAACTAAGGGAAATAACCGCTATGGCATTATCTTTCGTTACAGGACTACCTGCACCACAACCACGGGTGGGGCCCCTGGAGCGAGTGGTCCGGTTGTAACGCCCAATGCGGAACAGGGGTCATGACCCGGGATAGGACATGCATTCGTGAAAATCACGCGTAAGTGATCAGCTGACTCAGTACCATAATACATTTGTTATCTTGTTTAATGtagtaaaaataaacaatgaacaGTTGTATAACTGTAACACAAGGAATGAGAGTGAGAAGTTTCACATGTATTACAAGTTGACTCACATAATCGATTTAAAGTGTCCTTTTTCGCCACTGCACAAAGATACACTGTTGTAATAGTAGTTTGGGGTTACATTCAATATTTAAACTGAACTTTTATATACCTCTTCATTCCTTTTTGACAGCTGCCATGGACCCCGTGTTCAGTTTAAAGTTTGTAATACTCAGGTATGGTATATTTCTTTGTCTCTtggttatttatgatatatattacacaatgaTTGAGGAACTTCTTTGAGGAGAGGAGCTTTACCTTATATTCTCTCCTTAACCAAATATAAAGAACAGATGCAGTGACACCTCAATGTACTATTATAGTAGACTGGTTTCTTTCCCTGCTACGGTCACTGCCGAGTCTGACTTTTTTGTTACCTGATACGGTCACTGCCGAGTCTGACTTTTTTTGTTACCTGATACCACCAAACTTCTTTTACAGCAACAACATAAAAAACTTCTCCGTACACACAAGGATATGTCCAAAACAGAATAGATTATTCTATCATGACTAGTTCACAAATTTCTTATTACATGAATTACAAATGTACCTGTCCTCCAGGTCATGCCTATATCCTATGTATCAAATCTCATATATCACTTTGATTTGACCTTGAAGGCGTGTCAGCCAGGACAATCGTCCTTGAGAGAAGAGCTCTGTTCCTCCCACGACGGGGAGGATATTGGCCATGGACGTTACCGGTGGGCCCCGTATATGATGTGTGAGTTACATCCCCTTATAAGATTACACAACTTGTagggattgtctccctttacattTTCCGAAAAAAGTTTCACAAAAAGTGCAAAATcatgttttatcaatttgtatCTGAATCACTTTAACGCGGACAATATCGAAGGAATCGCACGTCCAATTTCACATCAAACATATATTGTAAAGTGATAACTGTCCTGTTACTGTGCTACTTGTAGTAATTTATGCTCCTCTTATTGTCATACAATAagaaataaacaagtttttttttcatttttcttttttataattcGTGATCTTTGAACGTTGTAGATGACGGGAGATGCGAGTTGACCTGTCACGCAAGAGGTCATGGTTTCTATAACACATTCAACGATCCTATCACGAATGGTACCATATGCAAAAAGGACGGGTCAGCGATATGTGTGCAGGGAGTGTGTAAGGTAGGTCAAACAGAGCCCGACTTGTGTGCCACATTCGCGAAGTTACGAGTGTAAGGTAGTTAAAATCCATTGAGTACTTTCATCAATTTATCGTGTTCATTTTATGTATCTGTTATTAAATACTGGCAACGTACACAGGTTAACAATGGCAACGTACACAAGTTAACAGTGGCAACGTACACAAGTTAACAGTGGCAACGTACACAAGTGAACAGTGGCAACGTTCACAAGTTAACAGTGGCAACGTACACAAGTTAACAGTGGCAACGTTCACAAGTTAACACTGGCAACGTACACAAGTTAACAGTGGCAACTTACACAAGTTAACAGTGGCAACGTGCACAAGTTAACAGTGGCATCGTACACAAGTTAACGGTGGCAACGTACACAAGTTAACAGTGGCAACGTTCACAAGTTAACAGTTGCAAGGTACACAAGTTAACAGTGGCAACGTGCACAAGTTAACAGTGGCAAGGTACACAAGTTAACAGTGGCAACATACACAAGTTAACAGTGGCAACGTTCACAAGTTAACAGTGGCAACGTACACAAGTTAAcattgacaatgttcaaaagttGACATTGGCAAAGTTCAAAAGTTAGCAGTAGCATCGTTCAAACGTTGACAATGGCAACGTTCAAATGTTGACAGTGGCAACGTTCAAAGTAAACAGTGAAAAAGTTCAAGATTTAACACTGGAGACGTTCAAAAGTTAACAGTGGCAGTTAATTAGACAACAGAGACAACGTTCAAAAGTTGACACTCGCAACGTTCAAAAATAAACACTGGAAACGTACGCgttcaaaagtttaaaaaaagaGGTATGATTACTCAATTCAGTTAAAAGGTCAATATGGATAGATAATTTAATCACAAAAAGGTCAATTACCATGCTTTAACGCACAAAGATTCCATGCCTGACTGGGCAACTTTTGTCAGTTACAACGATTTTCAGAGCAAACACATCAATACAGAACCTCTCTCTAATCATTTCTATAGCGTTTTGGGTGTGACGGGATCGCCGGATCACACACGACTAAGGATAGGTGTGGGGTGTGCGGTGGAGACGGAACTACATGCGATATCATGATTGGGGTCAAGGACGATCCGAGGTTAAGTTATGGGTACAGCTTTGTACAGACCGTTCCCATCGGATCAAcatacatcaacattacacagCTGGCGAGAAGCAGAAACTATATAGGTAAGATCTGATTGGTTAAATTTGTTTACAAGGGAATCATCTGATTGCATAGTTCCTTTATAGACAACACTGACTACTGATCCTTGCCATTAGTGGTGTTCACCCTCCTATTTCATCTAACTAAGAAATCAATATCAACAGAGAATCAGCccatttgatttgtttaatttatgaaataatttaattctAAATGATTCTAAGAAATAAATACTTTAATTGATATTCTCTGTTTTCTTACACGTCTTACATGTATTCAAGAAGTGTTGGGACAATTAACAAGTACACGAGCTAAGTCTCTTCTTAAATCTCATCAACATATCCATCTATACATCCCGTTGTTTGTCGATCCGGGGAAGGTGTGAGCCTTTGAATTGTTAAGATTATCGGCCCCTGTTTTGCCCTTTTCAGCATTAAAGGTTAAAGATGGTCCTTACTTTATGAATGGTAACAGGCGTCTATCTCGTCAGGGACCGATCAAAGGGGCGGGAACGACATTCCATTACCACAGGAGGTACACGCGCAAGTGCCCGGGGGAGTGCGTCCTTTCAGATGGACCCACAACACAGGACATTGATATTATGGTAATGAAAGTTTTTttctaattattattttatgtcTTTTAGGATTCCCAGAAAAATGAGATTGCACATGAGACCGTCTTGAATATTTCACATGTAGCTATACCTTTCGCACTGAAATAGATTGACAATGAAGCATTTTGTTTAGTTAATCAATATTTGttcaattaattaatatagatatttaaGGCGTTTTTTTATACAATGTGATGTCTGTGTGCCAATTGTTTGGCTTTAAAATAAAACCTTGTTTTATATTCTGACAAGGTTTTAGCATTTGGACAAAACGGTGGAATAATGTATAGATACGCCCAGCCAATAATCCGGACGGACCCTATCCCGACCCTAAACTCCTACGCTCTGGAGGATATCAGTCCGACATTCACCGACCTGTTTGATCAATCCGAAGAATCCGAAAATGATGGTGTTGTGAAAGTTACTTCAAAGGCAGATTTTAATGCAAGCGAATCCGGAACAAACGAAACCGACGTGAAGATAGATGGTGCCGTCATTGTTCAGGACACATTTTTAGGGCCGGAACCGGAAATTGCACCAACTGTAAAATCGGTTAACAGTGAGCAGGAAGGTACAGAAACTGATTCCATCGTGTCCGGATCAAATGATGAAACAAGGACTCCGGGTTACACACAAAGCTTCGATTTTATGGACAAAATGAAAGAGCGCCAAAATAATGGACATCAGAATAATGGACAACAAAATAATGGACAAGATAATGGACAGCAAAATAATGGACAGCAAAATAATGGACAAGATTATGGACATCAGAATAATGGGCAACAAAATAATGGACAAGATTATGGACAACAAAATAATGAACAAGATTATGGACAACAAAACAATGGGTATACTAGTGGTGACGGCGAATTTGTTAATACACCTTTAGCGGATACGGTCGGAACAAACGAAAATGTGATCGTTATAAATCCAGAAGAGTCTGTTTACGTGTCAGGCTCCGGTGACGCGATATCCGGACGATACCAGTGGCGCATTGTGGGATACACGGAGTGTAGTAGAACATGCGGCACAGGTTAGTCATCCTGGCCTCGAATAATGTAATATGGAAGCTTAAAATTTAAAGGAAAATACTATTGTTTGGTATTGGACCAAAAAAAACGATAATCTGGAATTGCATAGGCATATTTAGTAAGTTTGTGAATATAGACTTACAGAATAGACATTACATTATAAAGGTGTTCATCTAAAAGTTTGTCGTATGTGTGGTACACCTCGGTATTCATTATACATTTTCTGTGTCTTTGGAACACTTCGGTGTTTACTGTATTATAAGGTACGGTGATTGTTGTGTATAAAGTATTTGTCATATGTCGTTAAGAAGCGTCACTCTTTATTAACTCCAGGCTACAAGAGACCTGACCTGAGATGTTCCGCTTTTGGCTCGCCTGTCCGAAGGTCCAAATGTCGGAATATTCCGTTACCAAACCGGGATGCCGTTCCATGCAACGTCAATTCGTGTCCCAGCGATAGGTGAGAACTGGCCAAAATAGAATCGAAATAAGGTGGCTATACTCTCATACATCGATTCTAGGCATTTTGTAcctttttatttacatttacttGGTAAATATGATGTGGTTCATATCGCACTCGTCATCCAAGCATTACACACACGCCATCGTTAATTTTTGAATCTGAAGATCAAAGACTCAAATTTAATTGAGGATATATTCATTTTCCTTTCAGCCCCGCAAGATGGGagtcttctgattggtcagcTTGTAGCGTCACCTGCGGGTCGGGTAGTAAGAGACGTCACGTCCGGTGTGTCAAGTATATGGACCAAAACAACGCCTTTGAGGTCAGACAAGAGAACTGCGCATATGCCCCTAAACCGGATGCTGTACAAAGTTGTAGGCAGGAGGAATGCTATCAGTGGAACGCCGGACAGTGGTCAAGGGTAAGATACCATTTAACCTAGGGTCAAAAATACGCATGCAACGCAGGTAACAAGTCGAGACTGTGATGAAGGTTAGAAGGTTGGGGTTAAATTGAACGTCTGACGAGTGGGGATTGGTCTGTGGTACAGTACATGTTAACTCTGACAAGGTCACGTGCTTCGACAATGACCGCTTAGATAGGGGAAATAACTCGatgatagaaaaaaaactttcatcTTGGTGAAAGCGGGATATATTTCAAACCCAAACAAGTTAACTATTACATGGCTATTGTGATGGGATATTTGTCgtaatttttatatttgtagTTGATATGGACATGGTCAAGTGACATTAAATTTAAGTTCATTTGTTTTCCTCAGTGCTCCACTACCTGTGGATTAGGGACGCGGACCAGACCGGTCACATGCATGACAACGAGCGGCCGAGCGGTGGTGGAGAGCGCTTGCCACAATAATCCCCGGCCTGTGGCCTCGACGTCCTGCTCAGAGTCGGAATGTTATAATAATGTGCCAGCTGGGGACAGCTCCGATACGAACTGGTATTACACGCAATGGCGGTCCGAGGTAAGCATATACTAGTGAAATCATTCGTCCTTAAAAATTCGATAGTAAGTCGTTTATTCAATTGCACATCGCCTAACCAATTGGAAATTCCCCGTTCTTTATCGTATGCTTTACAGGAAATCGCATTCCTTCTTTCTTTGAGTTGTTTTCTTTAGTTGATGTTTCCTTGACAcgcgtcctcatatgaccacGCTGTTAGGAGGGCGTTAAACTTTGTACAAACACCCTAACTTCCGGTTAGTCAAAGGTGTATTtgcctacatgtatatactaactGTAAATTCTCTTATTATGTTTATATCGGTCAGTGTCCAGTAGACTGTGGGACGGGAACACAGACCAGGAAGATCGCGTGCCTTAGGCGCGATGGATATGCCACCTCGGAGCAGTCCTGTTCCGTCTCCATGAAACCTTCCGTGTCCAAAAGTTGTACGAAACGAGGGCAGTGTGGAGCATACTGGTTTACTGGGCCGTGGAACGAGGTACGCATCATTTCGTGTCAGCTACATAAGGCGATTATTTCATCGTTCCTAGAACTGATTCAGGCCATTGTTAAGTTTTCACTTTTCAAATATAGAAGAACAATGACTAGCTATTTATATTGCTATTTTAATTGGCAAGgaaatttgtgattttaataCTATAAAGTCCTAGTAACAAGATAAAATTAATCACTTACCAACATTTTCATCTTAGTGTAATGTTACCTGTGGAACCGGAAGTCAAACTCGGTCAGTTGTGTGTGTGCGCAAAGACACTAATGGGATGGCCAGTGTCATTTCCGACTATTATTGTGACTTACAAGATAAGCCCGAGACTACTACTTCCTGTCAGCTGACTAGATGTATGCCGGAGTGGTTTGTGTCGGAGTGGGGACAGGTAAGCAAATACAGGATTTTGAAGCAATGCTATGTGAAGGATAGTTTTTGTCCTTTTTGATGTGATATAAGTTATGTACATAACATACACTTGGATGACTAAACGGTGTCACATATATCGTCCAACGAAGTATTGTGAGATTGGTGATAAGTTTAGGCATGCTCCAATGAATAACGAATTCATAATCCAAGCCCCTTTCGATTTGATATGGATAAAAACGTACATGGTGAATGCATTAATGGTGTCGGTTGATTTTTCAAAGCTAGATTTAGGAATTGAATAGAATTAGGATATTCCTCAACGCGGTTTTTGTTCTGGATTATTGACAGAGCTATATTACCATAAAATTATTATACGAAAATCCATGACATATACAAGGTATTTGAAGCACGCAcgttattgttatacatctgACAGGAACACGTCAGGACAAGGCTAACAAACTAGACATACACCATTTAACATGATACCTTTCACGGTATTTTCATAGTATATGACCTCATTTCCTTCCAATTCAGTGTTCTGTAACTTGCGGAAATGGCGTGCGTTCCCGAGAGGTGCGATGTCTTGACGGGAACTACCGACCTGTAGGTGGATGTGATCCGACCGTCCAACCGGAAACAACCGAACCTTGCAATATGGATGTGTGTAACGTATATGTACCTCCTCCACAGGAACATCAAGGTACGCATGCGTCAAAGTCAACTCCATTTCATATAGGGCTACATATTTGTTATAAGAATTTTCAACATGTTAAATAGTTTAAAATCGGTCAGATATATCCAATGAAAATTTACATAAACGATAACAAGATAACATATTGACGATGTGCGGTATGATCATTATTATTACTTCAGAGAGAAATACGGAGATATATTCGTATTTCTGACATGATATTGATGAGGGAATGAGCTGATCAGATGGGATTACACATTAGCATGTTCGAAATCTGGAAAATGaggaaatgttttaatttacaGTTCAATACAATGAACGATGGTGCAATAATTTGCTATTGAAAGATGAACACGATTTTATTAATACATAATTCGAAAATTCCATACATATCATTTTGACaataaagaatatttaaaaatgacgtcagttttacaatataatattttttgaCAGAATGCAAGGACAAGTACACGCACTGTATTATGGTCCTGAAGACGACGCTTTGTAGGTATGGATACTACAAAGACTTATGCTGCAAATCATGTCTGGAAGCTGGATTCGTATGAAGGTTCTGATGTCAGTTATGTCGTCACGAGAAACATTGATACAAAGAGATGATGAACGAGGGATGATAaagactatattttttttagaatggAATATGAATAAGATATCTCTGATGAGGCGA
The sequence above is drawn from the Pecten maximus chromosome 9, xPecMax1.1, whole genome shotgun sequence genome and encodes:
- the LOC117334223 gene encoding thrombospondin type-1 domain-containing protein 4-like, whose translation is MMPRLEKLVLTICLALSVPFSSGNTNDYLHHNHGWGPWSEWSGCNAQCGTGVMTRDRTCIRENHACHGPRVQFKVCNTQACQPGQSSLREELCSSHDGEDIGHGRYRWAPYMMYDGRCELTCHARGHGFYNTFNDPITNGTICKKDGSAICVQGVCKRFGCDGIAGSHTTKDRCGVCGGDGTTCDIMIGVKDDPRLSYGYSFVQTVPIGSTYINITQLARSRNYIALKVKDGPYFMNGNRRLSRQGPIKGAGTTFHYHRRYTRKCPGECVLSDGPTTQDIDIMVLAFGQNGGIMYRYAQPIIRTDPIPTLNSYALEDISPTFTDLFDQSEESENDGVVKVTSKADFNASESGTNETDVKIDGAVIVQDTFLGPEPEIAPTVKSVNSEQEGTETDSIVSGSNDETRTPGYTQSFDFMDKMKERQNNGHQNNGQQNNGQDNGQQNNGQQNNGQDYGHQNNGQQNNGQDYGQQNNEQDYGQQNNGYTSGDGEFVNTPLADTVGTNENVIVINPEESVYVSGSGDAISGRYQWRIVGYTECSRTCGTGYKRPDLRCSAFGSPVRRSKCRNIPLPNRDAVPCNVNSCPSDSPARWESSDWSACSVTCGSGSKRRHVRCVKYMDQNNAFEVRQENCAYAPKPDAVQSCRQEECYQWNAGQWSRCSTTCGLGTRTRPVTCMTTSGRAVVESACHNNPRPVASTSCSESECYNNVPAGDSSDTNWYYTQWRSECPVDCGTGTQTRKIACLRRDGYATSEQSCSVSMKPSVSKSCTKRGQCGAYWFTGPWNECNVTCGTGSQTRSVVCVRKDTNGMASVISDYYCDLQDKPETTTSCQLTRCMPEWFVSEWGQCSVTCGNGVRSREVRCLDGNYRPVGGCDPTVQPETTEPCNMDVCNVYVPPPQEHQECKDKYTHCIMVLKTTLCRYGYYKDLCCKSCLEAGFV